A window of Prolixibacter sp. SD074 contains these coding sequences:
- a CDS encoding NigD-like C-terminal domain-containing protein, translating into MRKVLLLLLGASFLAVVTTSCDLDDDGKYSVGDFIVSLGVVQKQSPDVNSYVIQLDNGDSFVPMATSVPYFNVYDNQRVWVNFNPLDDKTNSDGSLTYYGKVNDVREILYKNIANASEVDADSMGYDPVDMKDIWMSQDSILNLEISFYTAGSTHYINLVNDETGDGVTQPYMLDLKHNARGDEQVYRTSGIVSFKLGTLKAAANDSINFIVRYTNYDGQTVQEPVMIYHYGT; encoded by the coding sequence ATGAGAAAGGTGCTATTATTGCTGTTAGGTGCGTCGTTTCTCGCTGTTGTAACAACATCCTGCGATTTAGATGACGACGGAAAATATTCTGTGGGCGACTTCATCGTCAGCCTGGGCGTTGTACAGAAACAGAGTCCGGATGTTAACTCGTATGTCATCCAACTGGACAACGGCGATTCCTTTGTCCCGATGGCTACATCGGTTCCCTATTTCAATGTTTATGACAATCAGCGGGTATGGGTGAACTTCAATCCTTTGGATGATAAAACCAATAGCGATGGTTCGCTTACCTATTACGGAAAAGTGAACGATGTAAGGGAAATCCTCTACAAAAACATTGCAAATGCTTCTGAAGTCGATGCCGACAGCATGGGCTACGACCCGGTGGATATGAAAGACATTTGGATGTCGCAGGATAGTATCCTGAACCTGGAGATTTCCTTTTACACGGCTGGTTCAACGCACTACATCAACCTGGTGAACGATGAAACCGGAGATGGGGTAACGCAACCCTACATGCTCGATTTGAAGCACAATGCCCGCGGCGATGAGCAGGTTTACCGGACTTCGGGCATCGTCAGCTTCAAGCTGGGGACCCTGAAGGCTGCTGCCAATGATTCAATTAATTTCATTGTCCGTTATACCAACTATGACGGTCAGACCGTGCAGGAGCCGGTTATGATATACCACTACGGGACCTGA